The Microlunatus antarcticus genome window below encodes:
- a CDS encoding GTPase family protein, producing MANDWLKDSFRTEYEQQSEAIGRFNLAVFGKTGVGKSTLVNAVFGEDVAKVGIGEPVTQGSHLYLDKVGSLGIVDTQGLEIGTDDRKIIDEMQKMINRTRKMPLSEQVHVAWYCVRGMDRRFEDTEADFVRALDELGLPVIIVMTQVPRNESGFHPDAVALAELVRQRHLPIVPGSPFLTYAKADSFTGQRAYGLREVLDATFRVAPEGVHGALVAAQEIDHSRKASEAQRVIAAAASSAAASAAVPVPFSDAVMLVPIQLGMMAKIAQLYKIKFDRAALMAIASTTAATQAGRATATGLLKLIPGAGTIAGGLIGAGVASTYTYAMGQAWLAVCQRAVTGSFGKLGDSLDTDAVREAFTQEFKSRLRLRGGQKTR from the coding sequence ATGGCGAACGACTGGCTCAAGGACTCGTTCCGTACCGAGTACGAGCAGCAGTCGGAGGCGATCGGCCGCTTCAACCTCGCGGTGTTCGGCAAGACCGGCGTCGGCAAGTCCACGCTGGTGAACGCGGTGTTCGGTGAGGACGTCGCCAAGGTGGGCATCGGCGAGCCGGTGACGCAGGGCAGCCACCTCTACCTGGACAAGGTCGGGAGCCTCGGCATCGTCGACACCCAGGGCCTGGAGATCGGCACCGACGACCGCAAGATCATCGACGAGATGCAGAAGATGATCAACCGCACCCGCAAGATGCCGCTGAGCGAGCAGGTGCACGTCGCCTGGTACTGCGTGCGCGGCATGGACCGGCGCTTCGAGGACACCGAGGCCGACTTCGTCCGCGCGCTCGACGAGCTCGGGCTGCCGGTGATCATCGTCATGACCCAGGTGCCGCGGAACGAGTCCGGCTTCCACCCGGACGCCGTCGCCCTGGCCGAGCTGGTCCGGCAGCGGCACCTGCCGATCGTGCCCGGGAGCCCGTTCCTCACCTACGCCAAGGCGGACTCGTTCACCGGGCAGCGGGCGTACGGGCTGCGAGAGGTCCTCGATGCCACCTTTCGCGTTGCGCCAGAAGGCGTACACGGAGCACTCGTCGCGGCGCAGGAGATCGATCATTCCCGGAAGGCGTCCGAGGCCCAGAGGGTGATCGCGGCCGCCGCGTCGAGCGCCGCGGCCAGCGCGGCCGTGCCGGTGCCGTTCTCCGACGCGGTCATGCTGGTGCCGATCCAGCTCGGCATGATGGCCAAGATCGCCCAGCTCTACAAGATCAAGTTCGACCGGGCGGCACTCATGGCGATCGCCTCGACGACCGCGGCGACGCAGGCCGGCCGGGCCACGGCCACGGGCCTGCTCAAGCTGATCCCGGGTGCCGGCACGATCGCGGGCGGGCTGATCGGCGCCGGGGTGGCGTCCACCTACACGTACGCGATGGGCCAGGCCTGGCTCGCCGTCTGCCAGCGTGCCGTCACCGGGTCGTTCGGCAAGCTCGGCGACTCGCTCGACACCGACGCCGTGCGCGAGGCGTTCACCCAGGAGTTCAAGTCGCGCCTCAGGCTCCGGGGCGGGCAGAAGACGCGCTGA
- a CDS encoding amylosucrase, whose product MTIPDVAELLEGEPPHDQAVFATRLKRYWPDLVTGLTGAYPAHAMEMAHRLVEIAADNFRRRPADLRLLDLQRHADPQWFGHQSMLGYATYTDLFGGTLRGVGEKVDYLAELGVTYLHLMPLLKPRPGQSDGGYAVMDYRAVREDLGTVEDLRDLATTLRGRGISLTLDLVLNHVAAEHAWAVAARSGDAHHRSYFHMFADRQLPDAYERTLPEVFPDTAPGSFTFDEESSSWVWTTFNSWQWDLNWHNPDVFYEFADLILWLANLGVECLRLDAIAFLFKRMGTACQNQPEVHAITQALRTVARIAAPALVFKAEAIVGPADLAPYLGVGKHAGKVSDMAYQNSLMVQIWSALAAKDTRLFCAAMNRFPSKPVTTVWDTYLRCHDDIGWAIDDADAASVGLNGFEHRRFLADFYAGVYPMSDARGLVFQENLETGDRRISGTAASLVGIEAALGSTDETHLELAVRKLLLAYAVVLGYGGLPLIYMGDELGLVNDYEFDADPDHADDNRWVHRPKMPWDRVGRRHEPGTLEHRVYTGMRHLVAVRSALPALEASVETQVLDPVNPAVLVCLRSAPGQTMVAVHNVTPEPQSLPRWVLPVGSWAWDALTEETPLTDGPLHLEPYEVRWFVQQT is encoded by the coding sequence GTGACGATTCCCGACGTCGCGGAGCTGCTCGAGGGCGAGCCGCCGCACGACCAGGCCGTGTTCGCGACGCGCCTCAAGCGCTACTGGCCGGACCTCGTGACGGGTCTGACCGGCGCCTACCCGGCGCACGCGATGGAGATGGCGCACCGCCTCGTCGAGATCGCGGCGGACAACTTCCGGCGCCGGCCGGCCGATCTGCGGCTGCTCGACCTGCAGCGCCACGCCGACCCGCAGTGGTTCGGGCACCAGTCGATGCTCGGCTACGCGACGTACACCGACCTCTTCGGCGGGACGCTGCGCGGGGTGGGGGAGAAGGTCGACTACCTCGCCGAGCTCGGCGTCACCTACCTGCACCTGATGCCGCTGCTCAAGCCGCGGCCGGGGCAGAGCGACGGCGGCTACGCGGTCATGGACTACCGCGCGGTGCGCGAGGACCTCGGCACGGTCGAGGACCTGCGCGACCTCGCGACCACGCTGCGCGGACGCGGCATCTCGTTGACGCTCGACCTGGTCCTCAACCACGTGGCGGCCGAGCACGCCTGGGCAGTCGCCGCCCGCAGCGGCGACGCGCATCACCGCAGCTACTTCCACATGTTCGCCGACCGCCAGCTGCCCGACGCGTACGAGCGCACCCTGCCGGAGGTGTTCCCGGACACCGCGCCGGGCAGCTTCACCTTCGACGAGGAGTCGTCCTCGTGGGTGTGGACGACGTTCAACTCCTGGCAGTGGGACCTCAACTGGCACAACCCGGACGTGTTCTACGAGTTCGCCGACCTGATCCTCTGGCTGGCCAACCTGGGCGTGGAGTGCCTGCGGCTCGACGCCATCGCGTTCCTGTTCAAGCGCATGGGCACCGCCTGCCAGAACCAGCCCGAGGTGCACGCCATCACCCAGGCGCTGCGGACCGTCGCGCGGATCGCGGCTCCGGCCCTCGTCTTCAAGGCCGAGGCGATCGTCGGCCCGGCCGACCTCGCGCCGTACCTCGGGGTCGGCAAGCACGCCGGCAAGGTCAGCGACATGGCCTACCAGAACTCGCTGATGGTCCAGATCTGGTCGGCTCTGGCGGCCAAGGACACCCGGCTCTTCTGCGCGGCCATGAACCGCTTCCCGTCCAAGCCCGTCACGACGGTCTGGGACACCTACCTCCGCTGCCACGACGACATCGGCTGGGCCATCGACGACGCCGACGCGGCCTCGGTGGGGCTGAACGGCTTCGAGCACCGCCGCTTCCTGGCCGACTTCTACGCCGGCGTCTACCCGATGAGCGACGCCCGGGGGCTCGTGTTCCAGGAGAACCTCGAGACCGGCGACCGCCGGATCAGCGGCACGGCGGCGTCCCTCGTCGGGATCGAGGCCGCGCTCGGCAGCACCGACGAGACGCACCTCGAGCTCGCCGTCCGCAAGCTGCTCCTCGCGTACGCGGTCGTGCTCGGCTACGGCGGCCTCCCGCTGATCTACATGGGCGACGAGCTCGGGCTGGTCAACGACTACGAGTTCGACGCCGACCCCGACCACGCCGACGACAACCGGTGGGTGCACCGCCCGAAGATGCCGTGGGACCGGGTCGGGCGGCGCCACGAGCCCGGCACGCTCGAGCACCGGGTCTACACCGGGATGCGGCACCTCGTCGCCGTGCGTTCCGCCCTGCCCGCGCTGGAGGCGTCGGTCGAGACCCAGGTCCTCGACCCCGTGAACCCGGCCGTGCTGGTCTGTCTGCGCTCCGCCCCGGGCCAGACGATGGTCGCGGTCCACAACGTCACGCCGGAGCCGCAGAGCCTCCCGCGCTGGGTGCTGCCCGTCGGCAGCTGGGCCTGGGACGCGCTGACCGAGGAGACGCCCCTCACCGACGGCCCGCTGCACCTGGAGCCGTACGAGGTGCGCTGGTTCGTCCAGCAGACGTGA